AGTATTTCGCCTCGGGCCAGAAGTGCAGGGTGGTGCCAGTACGCTTCTTGCCGACCGTGCCGATCACTTCCAGCGGGCTGACCTTGTCGCCGTGCTCGAACGCCATCGCGTACTCGGAACCGTCGCGCCGGATGGTGACTTCCACCCGATCGGACAACGCGTTGACCACCGACACGCCCACGCCGTGCAGGCCGCCGGAAAAGCTGTAGTTCTTGCCGCTGAACTTACCGCCCGCGTGCAGCCGGGTCATGATCAGCTCGACGCCCGACACGCCCTCCTCGGGATGGATGTCCACCGGCATGCCGCGGCCGTCGTCGCTTACCGACACCGAGCCATCGGCGTGCAGCACCACCTCGATCGCACTGGCGTGGCCGGCCAGCGCCTCGTCCACCGAGTTGTCCACCACCTCCTGCACCAGGTGGTTTGGCCGGGTCGTGTCGGTATACATGCCCGGTCGGCGTTTCACCGGGTCCAGGCCGGACAGGACTTCGATGTCGGCGGCGTTGTAGCGACTGCTCATGCGTGTGTTTCGATGGAGAAAAGACGGCAAAGCATGGGGTGCGCAGGTGGCGACGGTCAAGCCGCGCAGACTCGGCCCGGCGGCATGGAAGGCATCAGGACCGCCCCGCTGGCGGTGCCAGGCCGAACAATGTCCAGATCCGCGCATCGAGTTCGCGAGCCAGCCGTTCGACGTCGTCGCCGGGCAGCCGCTCGTGAATCTGCCGCGCCAGCGCCGCCGCCTCGGCGGACTCATGGCGGGCCGGATCGGGCAGCGGAAACTGTTCCACGTACTGGGTGATGAAGCGTCGGCGGCCAGCGTAGAGCTTGTTGTTGAAGCGGTGGTCGTAGAACGCCTCGATGAAGCCCGAGTTGGCCACGGCCAGCGCAAGCCACAGCAGATCCTCCTCGTGCTGGCGCTCGCAATGCAGCCAGTAGCACTCGCCGTTGACCACGCCGCCTTCCGTATCCATCCAGAACACGGGCTTTTCCGAGATGTCCGGAAAGACCAGTTTCGGGGCGCTCCATGCAGCCGGGTCCTGCGGAACCCACAGTTCGTACCAGCGACGCCCGGCTGCAATGAGGTAGCTGCGTGCCTCCAGCGTGTCGCGATGACGTTCCAGATAGGCGCGCGCGTTCGGGCAAAGACCAAGGTCGGCAGCTTCGCGTCGGCCGTTCACGACCACATGGGGATACAGGATTTCCCGGCGCCGCGATGGTGCCGGCGACATGTCGGCCTTGAACCGGCGCGCGGCGTGGCGCGTGATCAGGGGGCGCAGCAGTTCCGGCCGCCCATCGGGCAGGCCATCCCAGTCATCGCGGATGAAGACCTTGTCGGCGGTGGATTTTACGCCCACGCGGATCTTGCCGATATGGCGGAACGTGGCCCAGGTGTGTGCGGCGACCGTGGCCAGCCAGTGCTCGCCAGCCACGCTGGCCAGGCGCCAGACACCCTCCGTCGTATCGCCATGATCGAGCACGCCATGTCGGACGCGGAAGCGGCGACCGTCGGCGAGGCCCGCCACCTCGTCATCGCCGGCCGCCAGCGCGGACAGCGCATCCGCGGCTTCGGTCGTGGCGGGCTCGCGCGTTTCGTAGAGCGAGGAAAAGCCGATCGCGGCATCGGCAGTACCGTGCGGATTTGCGCCGCGCGCCAGCAGGACGGCCGGCAATACCGCGGCGCCGAACGGCTTGCTGTCGCCCATGTCCCATACCTGCGTTAAACGGAAGCGCGACAACAGCTCGCGCCGCACCGCCTGGCCAGAGCGGGTGCTCATGAAGCGGTTGGAGGTGATCACGCCCGCCACGCCGTCCTCGCTGAGTACCCGCGAGATGCCCAGCAGAAACGGGTAATACAGATCCACCCGGCCGGTCAGGCCGAACTGTCGCGCCAGTTGTTGCGCCTGTTGCGCGCCCATGATCTGCGTGCGCACGTAGGGCGGGTTGGCGATGACCAGGTCGAAACGCTTTGTCGTCGTGTTGTCGGACGGGCGGCTGACCACGTCGAGAAAGTCGGCTTGCTCAAGCAGGATGTCCACGTCGGGATGATCGCGACGAAGGCGCTCGTTCGCCCGCGCCAGCGCTGCCTGGTCGATGTCGTGGCCGCGCACCTGCAGCCGTTTGTGCAGCGTTGGCGGCAGTGCCGTGAGCAAGGCGTCGAGCAGGGCGCCGTCTCCCGCAGCCGGGTCAAGCACGCGTATGCTTCCGCGCCGGGGGAGCGTGGCGATGCGCAGCATCTGTCGCGCGACAAAGTCGGCGAGGGACGCCGGCGTGTAGGTGGCGCCCGCGGATTTGCGGGTTTCCACAGCGGCGTAGCGCGGGCGTTGCATGAGCTGCTCGTCAGCCTCGTCCATATTGCGCGTGTCCATCGGCAATGCCTGTGTGTCGTGATGCGCCGTGGCGCGCAAGTCTGCCTGCGACGTCCCGGTTCGCCGTGCGCGGCGTCACACAAGGATGACGCATGTCACGCCGGCAGGCATGAGTGCCCGTTATCCTCTGGCCTCGATGGAGATTTGTCGACCGGGGATCAGGGAAGATGACGGGACTGCAGGGCGCATGGATCGAGCTGGAACGCTGGGCTGCTCGCCGCGTTTCTGCGGTAAGGGGTGATGCCATCCTGATCGCGGCGCGCAGCTTCTGCCTCAGGGAGGCATTGACGCAATCGGCTCATCAGGCTGCCGAACAGATCGAACACGACTTTCATGATCTGGATGTCGCCGCGATCGCCCGGGAGATCGCCCGCTTGCTGGCCGAATGCCTGGCGATCATGGTCGCAACCACCGGCATCGGCGCGCTGCTCGGTGGCGTCGCGGGATTTTTCGGCGGTTTCGGAGCCGGCGCCGCACCGGGTGCGGTGGCGGGTGCGGCGCTGGGCGCGGAAGCCGGCGAATGGATACTCGCCGTGCTGGGCCTGAAGGCGTTGGCCGAATTCGTCGTGGAAGGCCTGCCAGCCATCGGGCGCACCTATTGGAGCGGTATTCGCGAAGCGTGGCTGGCCGCTGCTCCGCCACCGTTGCCCCAGGGGCAACCGCACATCAATGCCTTCGCCATCCGGCATGCGGCCAGCCTGCTTGCCCGCGGTCACGTGGCAATGTTCGTCCTGTTGTTGATGGCGATTGTCGCTTACGTCAGCAAGGGGCGCGGCAGCATGCGGGAACTCGCCGAAAAGGCCAGCAATGGTCGTTTGGGGCGCAAGTTCGGCGAATGGTTGTTGCGAAATGAGTCGAAGCTCAGGGCAGACCCGCGGTTGCGGCCTGTCCGTCAGGAGTCGACGACAGCAAGGCCTGCGAGAGAGCAATCGTCCGATGATTTCGCGCGCGTTCGGCGAAACGCTCCACCAAGGAATACAAGAGAGGCGCCAAAGCCGGAAACAAGGACGGAGAAAAGCGTATGGGACATGCCTCCCGGGGAGCGCGGAATCGCGATTGAATCCCGATTGGCGAAATCCGAATACAGTCCGGCCAATGGCTGGTATCGCGTGGGCGCTGAGCGGGGAGGCTACTTTCCGCTGGTGGACTTTCAGCAAGGAGATACGCTGGTCAGCCTGAAAACGGTGGACACCACAGGTGCCTCATGGCTGGGACGGCTGGAAAGCCACATCGATGATCTCGCCACCAACGGTGCCACGGTTGACGGCCAACCGGCGAACATGGTGCTCGATCTGCGGGTTCAGCCCGGCGGTGCGCAAGCGGCATCCGGGCTTATCGATTACGGTCAGCGCCAAGGCGTCACGGTCATAGTCAAGGAATTCAATTGATGAACAAAAACGCTGAGCAAGTCGAGCTGATCTTTGCGATGGATTCGCTCGCTGCCGACGATGCAGCCAACCGACTCATCGGTGCCCTGCATCTGCGAGACAAGTCGGTCACGCTTTACGAAGAGCCGATGCCAGCCCAGGCTGCCATCGGCAGGATTGCGATGGAGGGAAAGCCGTCCTTCAAGATCGGGGCGGACGCTGTATCGATTCACTTTTCGACCATGCGTGCGTTTCAACTGCAGTCAGTGACGGTCAGCATGGGTGAACCTTGCCCGCTTGCCGCCTGGCAGGAAGTCGTGGGCTCCTTGCTTGGCTGCGAAGGGTTTGTTCAGGCGTGCCTCGTAAACAGTGACTATTCGTTCTGGCAGAACGCGGCAGATCCGCTTCAGTATCAGGTTGCAGGCAGGAGTATGGCGGGCTTGCCGATGATTTCGAACGGATTGCCTGCGCCGCTGCAAAAGCTGGTCGTCGATACGTCCGGCAACCCTGGACGAAGAAGCCTCAAAGGCGGTTACGTCGAAATGGTCGGTCATGTCATGTGGTTTGGTCCCCGTTTCTGGGCACTCAGGGGTACGTTTCGACGGGACAAATTGCTCGCGTGCTCCGACTTTCGAACCAGCGAGATGCGTCATGGCGTACTGCGTATGGTTGCCGCGGAAACGCCTTTCAATGACGAAAGCAGCGGGCCAACCCAGGATCGTTTGCGAAAATTGTTGTTCGAGTGATGCCGGATACCGATTTGGCGTTGCGGGAGGCAGGCATCCGATGGAATGCGTGATCGCTTTGCACAAGGGCGTGGATCGTCTTCTCTTCGGAATGTCCGCGTCGCAAGTCAGGGCCCTGCTGCATGCCAGGTTCAACTCGTTCAAGCGCAGCCCGGATGCCGCGCATCCCATTGACCACTTCGTCGAAGTGGGATTGTTCGCCCATTACGACAGGGCCGGACATCTCGAGGCGATCGAACTTGCCTCGCCGGCAGCGGCTGGACTCTACGGCATCAACTTGTTGGGCATGGGTTTCGACGAGGCCGTGAAGTACCTGAAGTCCAGGGACCCTCAGCTGCAGCATGAGGTCGACGGCGCGATCTCCCTGGCGCTGGGGCTAGGCCTTTACGCGCCGCATGCGGAAGGCGACCCGAAAGCCCCGGCGGAAAGCGTGCTCGTGGTTGCGCGAGGCTACTACGACTGAGTGGTTGCCACGGTCGTCACGACCTCACCGATACCCTTGCGCCTGCAGCGAGAACAGGTGCGCGTAATGCCCGTCCTCGGCCATCAGCTGCTCGTGGTTGCCGCGTTCGATGATGCGGCCGTCCTGGATCACGATGATCTGGTCGGCCATGCGCACGGTGGAGAAGCGGTGCGAGATCAGGATCGCGATGCGGTTGCCTGCGAGTTCGCGGAAGTGTTCGAAGATGGTGGCTTCGGCTTGCGCGTCCATCGCGGCGGTGGGTTCGTCCAGCACCAGGATGTCGGCGCGTGAGCGCATGAAGGCGCGGGCCAGGGCGATCTTCTGCCACTGGCCGCCGGAAAGTTCCCGCCCGTCGTTGAACCACTTGCCGAGCTGCGTATCGAAGCCGGCCGGCAGGCTGTCGATGAAATCGCTGGCCATGCCCTTGTCGCTGGCCTCGCGCCAGCGCACCTCGTCGTCGAAGTGGGTGACGTCGCCGGCGCCGACGTTCTCGCCCACGCGCATCTGGTAGCGCGCGAAGTCCTGGAAGATCACCCCGATGCGCTGCAGCAGCACGCCCTCGTCCCACTCGCGCAGGTCGGTGCCGTCGAGCAGGATGCGGCCGCGGTCGGGCGTGTACAGGCGCGTGAGCAGCTTGATCAGGGTGGTCTTGCCCGAGCCGTTCTGGCCGACCAGGGCCAGCGATTCGCCGGGGCGGATGTGCAGGTCGATGTCGCGCAGCGCCGGCTCGCCGGCGCCGGGGTAGGTGAAGCTGACCTGCTCGAAGCGGATGCCGTCCTCGGGCTTCGCGCCGCGCTGCGCCATGCCGGCCGCCGGCGGCACCGGGGTTTCCAGGTATTCGTACAACGTGGAGAGGTAGAGGTTGTCCTCGTACATGCCGCCGATCGCCGACAGCATCGCCGACACCGCCGACTGGCCTTGGCGGAACAGTGCCAGGTACATCGTCATCTGGCCCAGGGTGATGCGCGCCATCACCGTGCTGGCGGCGATCCACGCATAGGCGCCGTACAGCGCCAGCGTGCCCAGCAGGCCCAGCACGAAACCCCAGCTGTCGCGGCGCACGGCGAGGTCGCGATCGGCGCGGTACAGGGTGTGGAAGATGTCGCGATAGCGTTGCAGCAGCAGCGGGCCCAGGCCGAACAGCTTCACTTCCTTGGCGTGGTCCTCGCGCGCCAGCACGGTTTCCAGATACAGCTGCATGCGCGTTTCCGGCGAGCGCCAGCGGAACAGCCGGAACGCGTCGCCGGAGAATTTCGTCTCGGCGAAGAACGAGGGCAGGCCGGCCAGCAGCAGCACCGCCACCGCCCACGGCGAGAACTGGAACAGCAGGCTGCCGTAGCTGAGCAGCGAGATCGCGTTCTGGCCCAGCCCGAACGTGCGCGTCACCAGCGACAGCGGCCGGCTCGATGCCTCGCGTCGGGCGCGGGTGAGTTTGTCGTAGAACTCCGAGTCCTCGAAGTGCGCCAGCTCCAGGGTCAGCGCCTTCTCCAGGATCATTACGTTGACGCGCTGGCCCAGCTGCGCCCGCAGCAGCGACTGGCACAGCGACAAACCGCGCTGCGCGCCGGCCAGCGCCGCCACCAGCAGGCCTTCCAGCGCCACCCATTCGAAGACCGGGCGCAGCGGTGCGTGGCCGTCTGCGATCCAGAGGCGACTGGCGGTCACCACCGCATCGACGATGTGCGCACCGACCCAGGCGATGCCGGCCGGCAGCAGGCCGGCGATCAGGGTGAGCGCGGCCAGCGCGATGGTCAGCGCGTGGCTGGTGCTCCACACCAGCTCCAGCGCGCGACCGCTGTAGCGGAACACGCCCAGGAAGCTGCGGGCGAGTTCCTTCGGTGGAGCAGGAGGGGCGGCATGAGGCGGCACGTGGGGAGGATATCGGAAGCGCGCGATGACGCGCGAAGCTTCCGAGATGGGGGCCGTGCCGCCTCATGCAACCCGAGGCGGGAAGACATCGGCAATGCAGCGCCAGATCGCTTCAGTGCAGCTGGACTTCCACCAGATGTTGCGGAGTCTGGTAGAGCTCGGGAAACAGCTGCCGCAGGTGGGCGACCTTGGGCGCATCGTTGAACACGATGTACGGGTTGTTCGGATGCAGGTCGTAATAGTGCTGGTGGTAAGCCTCGGCCGGATAGAAGGCCTTGAGCGGCACCACCCGGGTGACGATCGGTGCGCCGAACGCGTTGATGGAGGTCAGCTGGGCGATGTAGCCGGTGGCGATCTTCCGCTGCTCGTCGTTGGCGTAGAACACCACCGAGCGATACTGCGCCCCGCTGTCGGGGCCTTGCCGATTGAGCTCGGTGGGGTTGAGCGCGACGGAGAAGAACACCTGCAGCAACTGGCCGTAGCTGACCCGGGATGGATCGAATTCCACCTTCACCGATTCGGCGTGGCCGGTGTCGCCGTTGCCGACCTCTTCGTAGTGCGCGGTATCGGCGTCGCCACCGGAATAGCCGGCGGTGACCCGCTGCACGCCCTTGATGCGTTCGAACACCGCCTCGATGCCCCAGAAGCAGCCGCCGGCGAACACGGCGACTTCGTTGTGCGCGGTCGAATGGGCGGCATCGACGGCGGGAGCGGGCAGTCGTGCCAGCTCGCCGGCAACCGCCGTGGGCTGGCAGGCGGCGAGGCCGGTAAGCAGGATGGCGCCGAGAAGCGGGAACAGGCGAAACGCACGATGGCGGAACATGGGCAACCTCGCGGACGAAAGGCATGCACAGGCACGGCATGCATGGAGGGGTACGCACAACGGACGGCAACGGATGCCTGTCGTTTCTGCGCGCTCACCTGGTGATTCGCCCACCGCTCATCCGCGGTTACATGCAGGCGCGCGGCGCGCTGGCTACCATGGGCGTCGACCTGACCGGAGAGCGGCGTGCCTGAAGCCATCGACCTGAACGCCTATCTGCACCGCGT
This is a stretch of genomic DNA from Rhodanobacter sp. FDAARGOS 1247. It encodes these proteins:
- a CDS encoding ABC transporter ATP-binding protein, whose protein sequence is MPPHAAPPAPPKELARSFLGVFRYSGRALELVWSTSHALTIALAALTLIAGLLPAGIAWVGAHIVDAVVTASRLWIADGHAPLRPVFEWVALEGLLVAALAGAQRGLSLCQSLLRAQLGQRVNVMILEKALTLELAHFEDSEFYDKLTRARREASSRPLSLVTRTFGLGQNAISLLSYGSLLFQFSPWAVAVLLLAGLPSFFAETKFSGDAFRLFRWRSPETRMQLYLETVLAREDHAKEVKLFGLGPLLLQRYRDIFHTLYRADRDLAVRRDSWGFVLGLLGTLALYGAYAWIAASTVMARITLGQMTMYLALFRQGQSAVSAMLSAIGGMYEDNLYLSTLYEYLETPVPPAAGMAQRGAKPEDGIRFEQVSFTYPGAGEPALRDIDLHIRPGESLALVGQNGSGKTTLIKLLTRLYTPDRGRILLDGTDLREWDEGVLLQRIGVIFQDFARYQMRVGENVGAGDVTHFDDEVRWREASDKGMASDFIDSLPAGFDTQLGKWFNDGRELSGGQWQKIALARAFMRSRADILVLDEPTAAMDAQAEATIFEHFRELAGNRIAILISHRFSTVRMADQIIVIQDGRIIERGNHEQLMAEDGHYAHLFSLQAQGYR
- the msrA gene encoding peptide-methionine (S)-S-oxide reductase MsrA — encoded protein: MFRHRAFRLFPLLGAILLTGLAACQPTAVAGELARLPAPAVDAAHSTAHNEVAVFAGGCFWGIEAVFERIKGVQRVTAGYSGGDADTAHYEEVGNGDTGHAESVKVEFDPSRVSYGQLLQVFFSVALNPTELNRQGPDSGAQYRSVVFYANDEQRKIATGYIAQLTSINAFGAPIVTRVVPLKAFYPAEAYHQHYYDLHPNNPYIVFNDAPKVAHLRQLFPELYQTPQHLVEVQLH
- a CDS encoding class I SAM-dependent DNA methyltransferase; amino-acid sequence: MDTRNMDEADEQLMQRPRYAAVETRKSAGATYTPASLADFVARQMLRIATLPRRGSIRVLDPAAGDGALLDALLTALPPTLHKRLQVRGHDIDQAALARANERLRRDHPDVDILLEQADFLDVVSRPSDNTTTKRFDLVIANPPYVRTQIMGAQQAQQLARQFGLTGRVDLYYPFLLGISRVLSEDGVAGVITSNRFMSTRSGQAVRRELLSRFRLTQVWDMGDSKPFGAAVLPAVLLARGANPHGTADAAIGFSSLYETREPATTEAADALSALAAGDDEVAGLADGRRFRVRHGVLDHGDTTEGVWRLASVAGEHWLATVAAHTWATFRHIGKIRVGVKSTADKVFIRDDWDGLPDGRPELLRPLITRHAARRFKADMSPAPSRRREILYPHVVVNGRREAADLGLCPNARAYLERHRDTLEARSYLIAAGRRWYELWVPQDPAAWSAPKLVFPDISEKPVFWMDTEGGVVNGECYWLHCERQHEEDLLWLALAVANSGFIEAFYDHRFNNKLYAGRRRFITQYVEQFPLPDPARHESAEAAALARQIHERLPGDDVERLARELDARIWTLFGLAPPAGRS
- a CDS encoding DUF6861 domain-containing protein, which encodes MTGLQGAWIELERWAARRVSAVRGDAILIAARSFCLREALTQSAHQAAEQIEHDFHDLDVAAIAREIARLLAECLAIMVATTGIGALLGGVAGFFGGFGAGAAPGAVAGAALGAEAGEWILAVLGLKALAEFVVEGLPAIGRTYWSGIREAWLAAAPPPLPQGQPHINAFAIRHAASLLARGHVAMFVLLLMAIVAYVSKGRGSMRELAEKASNGRLGRKFGEWLLRNESKLRADPRLRPVRQESTTARPAREQSSDDFARVRRNAPPRNTREAPKPETRTEKSVWDMPPGERGIAIESRLAKSEYSPANGWYRVGAERGGYFPLVDFQQGDTLVSLKTVDTTGASWLGRLESHIDDLATNGATVDGQPANMVLDLRVQPGGAQAASGLIDYGQRQGVTVIVKEFN